The proteins below are encoded in one region of Anguilla anguilla isolate fAngAng1 chromosome 3, fAngAng1.pri, whole genome shotgun sequence:
- the vimr2 gene encoding glial fibrillary acidic protein — protein sequence MAMLRVSSYRRLFEEGRWGRESGAALMCGGQYRASARGRAAGTQWVEPDFEAARVVNRDAMSRFGKERALIAALNDRLACLIETARCLEEENQSLEAQILELEERRGGLDASATPAPLPDCGLQAVVESLQREKEQILCDTEKLQKELEMLQLRHEQAAEQTTLIQLEKEEVAVDVDTLCNECLALRDQVAIYESELDRLQEEHQTTIESLVEPTDGVATVTVEFPTPDVTPAILGIKEYYCQLEESLQFEFKATCLIPLGDQKDAAVGKVEKGRVADASKVRDVGELKNMIAELQRELADLEQRGEDLEVEIEERREVYLEEIADLECCVEEIENAQAELDAQMREQCADYDELLSEKMALDIEIAAYRGLVEQEEDRLCFL from the exons ATGGCCATGCTGAGAGTGTCGTCCTACCGCCGGCTGTTCGAGGAGGGACGGTGGGGCCGGGAGAGTGGCGCCGCCCTAATGTGCGGAGGACAGTACCGCGCCTCGGCCag AGGCAGAGCTGCAGGCACTCAGTGGGTGGAGCCTGACTTTGAGGCGGCTCGGGTTGTTAACAGGGACGCCATGTCTCGGTTTGGGAAAGAGAGGGCCCTGATCGCTGCCTTGAATGATCGACTGGCTTGTCTCATTGAGACG GCTCGATGTCTGGAGGAGGAGAACCAGTCCCTGGAGGCCCAGATCCTCGAGCTGGAGGAGAGGCGGGGAGGCCTGGACGCCTCCGCCACCCCTGCCCCACTGCCCGACTGCGGCCTGCAAGCGGTGGTGGAGAGCCTGCAGAGGGAGAAG GAGCAGATCCTGTGTGACACAGAGAAGCTGCAGAAGGAGCTGGAGATGCTGCAGTTGCGACACGAGCAGGCCGCTGAGCAGACAACCCTCATCCAGCTGGAGAAAGAGGAGGTTGCCGTG gatgtGGACACATTGTGCAACGAGTGCCTGGCTCTGAGGGACCAAGTGGCCATCTACGAGAGTGAGCTGGACAGGCTGCAGGAGGAACACCAGACG ACCATTGAGTCCCTTGTCGAACCCACTGATGGTGTTGCCACGGTAACCGTGGAGTTCCCAACCCCTGACGTTACCCCCGCCATCTTGGGCATCAAGGAATACTACTGCCAGTTGGAAGAAAGTCTGCAG TTTGAGTTTAAAGCAACATGTCTCATCCCACTGGGAGACCAGAAGGACGCTGCCGTGGGCAAAGTGGAGAAGGGGAGGGTAGCCGACGCCTCCAAAGTGAGGGATGTTGGTGAGCTGAAGAACATG ATTGCTgagctgcagagagagctgGCAGACCTGGAGCAGCGTGGGGAGGACCTGGAGGTGGAGATTGAGGAGCGGAGGGAGGTCTACCTGGAGGAGATCGCAGATCTGGAG TGCTGTGTGGAAGAGATTGAGAATGCCCAGGCCGAGCTGGATGCCCAGATGAGGGAGCAGTGCGCGGACTACGACGAGCTGCTCAGTGAGAAGATGGCGCTGGACATCGAGATCGCGGCTTACAG GGGCTTGGTGGAACAGGAAGAAGACAggttgtgtttcctgtga